The region CTTCTATTTCTTTGGCCGTTGGCGTTGGTCTTTTTATTGGCATTCAAGTTTGGGGCTTTACGATGCTGGAGGGATTTATTCCAGGACAATGGGCTCCTGATGCACTTTTGCAACTCCATGCCAACAAGCTTTCTGCAGATCAGACAATTGCGATTTCAAGAATACCAGGTATCGACTTGGAGCAAAGTTTTCCGATCGTTGTCGAACAACCTCGATTGCAAGAAGATCTTGCCAAGAGTGCTGAACGTGCTTCTGTCATACGGCAGGATAATATTGTTCTTGTTGGCATCGATGCAACGAGAGCGTTTTCAGGGAAAGAGCCATTTTTGGAATTTGATTGGGTAGAAGGTAGCCCCCAAGCTGCTACTGAAAAGCTCATTGCTGGGCGTGGCTGTATTGTGCCGGATCATTTCCTTCGGGAGACTGGCTTAAAAGTCGGTGATACGTTTGCTCTCGTTCCCCCTGAAAATGTAGAAAATATCGTCTCTTACGAGATCGCAGGGGCAGTCAAGCTTCCAGGTTGGCATTGGCAGACAAAGCTGACAGGGTTTCGCACTCGTACGCATCGGGCCGCCGCGTTAGTGTTTGCGAATTATGCCCCAGTGGCAGAAGATTTCGGGCTACTAGAACCTTCGCACATCTGGTTTGACTTCGATTCGCCAGGTGCGGATCCAAGCTTAATTGAGCAACACGCTAACGCGTTCCTAAGAAAGGGGTCTCAGGGAATTGACACGACTGTGTCACCAAATACAGAGGTAGATATAAATATTGTTCCCGTAAAGCAAATTAGAGAAAGAACTCGTGGTGCTGCCAGACGCTGGATTTGGCTTGTTAGCCAGGTACCTTTGATCGCTACAATGATTGCCAGTATCGCAGTTCTGAATGTGTTTCTGGCATCGGTCCGCGCTCGTCGGTGGGAGTTTGGTGTGCTAAGAGGAATTGGAATCACCAGCTGGACAATCGTCAGAGCCGTTCTAGCAGAAGGTCTTCTTACTGGGATTGTGGCAGCAGTATTAAGCTTGGGTTTTGGAGTGATGTGTGGATGGTGCGGCTGCGGGGTTGCTCAATACATCAGCTTCTTCGGAGGCATGCAACCAGATCTTGTCATCCCGTGGGATGCCATTTCGCTTGGACTCTCAGGATTGATTCTTCTGGCCATCCTAAGCGCTGCCTGGCCAGCGTATCTGATCGGTAAGACAGAACCTCTTGCACTATTGCAACAAGGCAGAGGCTCCTTTTGAACCTCTGTTTAAATGCCTAAGCAGAGGTTTGCAATGGAGTGATGATTCACTTCTACTGGTGCATACGGAATCGAAGTGTTCGTTTTCGGTAAAACGCCAAGTTGATTTCGTGAATTGCTAACTGAACTGAAGAAATGAGCATAGGCATTCAAAGTTCTAGTCAAACAATGAATCTTGGGTTTTGACGGGTTTAGTACACTCGATTTGGTCGTTCTTGGGAGAGCTAACCATAGACGAGACCGGGTCTCGCATCATCTCTCTTTCAGGATATGGAGCCAGCATCGTTTTGAGTCGATCCGCGTGGTCGTATTCGTTATTAAGCCAGTTCTCAAGGTACTGATCTTGAAGAATTACCGGCATGCGATCATGGACATCTTGGACCAATTCGTTGGCTGTCGTCGTGATGATCGTACATGATTCGATTGTTTGATTGTCTTTCTTCCAAGTTTCCCACAGACCTGCAAAACCGCATGGAACTGCCTCATTCTTTTGAAAAAGATAAGGCTGTTTTTTGCTTCCTTTCTTCTGCCACTCATAGAAGCCATCCGCAAGTACTAGGCACCGCCTTCGCTTGAAGGCAGATCGATAGGCAGGCTTCTCATCTACAGTTTCCGATCGTGCATTGATCATCTTGTTGCCGATTGATTCGTCCTTGGCCCAGCTTGGAATCAGCCCCCATTTCATAGTGACGATCTCTCGTACACCACTCTCTTGATCGAAACGCAATACCGGAACGATTTGAGTTGGAGCGATATTGTAACGAGGAGTTATCTCAATGGTTGACTCTGCTGAGTACATTTGAAGCAGCTGATTTAGCCTTGTCCGGAGGGTGTAGCGACCGCACATCGTATTTCGCCTGAGCTTACTGTGACGAACAAAAATTATGCCTCCGATTTTCGACTGCTTGACAAATTGTGTACGTATGTACATATTCAGTGTCGAGGATCAAGCAACGATGAAGGACATGCATTTTAACGGATCGACAAACGTGATTGCCCATCTCCAGGAGCAGATTCGTTCTTTAGAGAGGGGGACATGTTCCACCGAAACGACTGTCCGAGGAACTGGGTTTCATGGCCTGAATGACTTGTTCCCCTCACAAGGTATTCGCCAAGGGAGCCTTGTTGAATGGATCAGTAGCGGATCGGCTAGTGGTGCTGGAACGTTATCACTTTTGGTGGCTCAGCAAGTCGCTCAAAAGAAGTCTCCTATCATCATTGTGGATCCTGAATGCCAGACTTATCCTCCTGCCTTATCCGCATCAGGCTTTGACCTTTCTCGCGTTGTGATTGTGCGACCTGCCTGTAAGCGAGATGTGCTCTGGGCATGTGAAGAAATACTGCGCTGTCAGGCAGTTGGATTAGTCTGGATGCAAGTTGATCATTTATCTTTGACTGCCGCGAGGCGTTTGCGTTTGGCCGTGGAGAAATCGAAGGTCATTTGTTTTCTCGTACGTTCTTCTATTGCATTACGTCAAAGCTCTTGGGCCGAAGTGCGCTTGCTGGTTTCATCATTACCAGCATCGGATGAATCACCTCGCTACCGAATTTCGGTTGCTTATTGCCAAGGAAAAACGGCGAGTTCGTCTGTGGATATCATGATTAGTAAGCATCGAGGTTCGATCGATGACTCCCACCAGCTTGCCACCAAGAATTCTCTGTTGTTGGTTTCCTGACTGGTCCATTCAGAGGCTTATCTCTCAAGAATCAGACCTTGCGAACTGTCTGCTGATTCTTACTGAGAGTACCAAGAAGGGAGATTTCGTCTATCAATGCAATGCATTGGCAAAGCAGTTCGGAATTGTTCCTGGAATGCCTGTCTCTGAAGCGGAAACGTTTGCGAAGTCGCACAGAAGATTCGTAAGTCGACCGTTGAATTTTCTTCAGGACAGTACAGCGCTTGCCGACTTAGCGGTGATATGTGAGGCATACAGTTTTCGTATCGGTTTGGATGAGTCAGAATCTCCTGAATGTTTATTAATGGATGTTACGGGAATTGCTCACTTCTTTACAGATGAAATAACTCTAATCAAACACTTACAAAAGGAGCTTTCAGCCCAGAGACTTGTCTCAAAGGTGGCAATTGCCAACACAATTGGAATGGCTTGGGCGGTTGCCCATAGTCTTGGTGATCGCTGCTCATCGCGAATAATTCTCACGGAAAGTAACAATGATGTCTGGGCCAATCTTTCTATTGAAACACTAAGAATCCCTAATGAAACTGCGGTCAAGCTAAATCGGCTTGGCATTCGGACAGTGGACCAACTCATGAGATTAGACCGGGCATCGCTTTGGGCACGGTTTGGTGACGAGCTACTGAAACGCATTGATCAGCTGACAGGCAATCGACAAGAATTCATCACACCTGCCCGGCCGTTACTCCGTTTCGTGATTAAGCAATCATTGGAGCATGGTCTCACTCATGCAGAATCGATCGAACGATTTTGGACGACTGCTCTGAATAAATTGATTGGTCTTCTCATTCCCAAGCGGCTAGGTACCCAGAATTTGTGTTGTCATTTCTTCACTGAAGACGGGAAGTGTCACGAAATAAATGTTCGACTTTGTACACCTCAGGCAAACGTTGGTAGCCTGGCAGATCTTATCCGTTTGCAATTGGAAAATCAGCGATGGCAAACTCCTCTTGTAGGAGTTGAACTAGAGGCCTTGGAGGTCTCTCCAATTCTACATCTCCAAGATGAAATCATTTCGGAAGTAAGGCACGAACAGAATCGTCAATTTTTACAGTTGCTGGATCGTCTATCTAACCGTCTGGGAAAGGATGCTGTTGCCCGCCCGGTGCTTCGTTCCTGTCACATTCCTGAGCTTGCTTATCGTTTGATTCCAGTAACTAAAGAAAAAAACATTTCCCAAGAGCCTACCAAGTTGTTTCCCTTAGACCGGCCTCCCGCTTTATTTTCTAAACCACGGCCAGTCGACGCGATTGCTGTTATTCCAGAGGGGCCGCCAAAAGTATTATTTTGGAAATCTAAACGTCTTCAAATTACTCGTAGTTGGGGGCCTGAACGAATTGAGTTTGGCTGGTGGCTAGGCCTAGCGGTTCGGCGAGATTATTACCGCGTTACAACGGTCGATGGACAAAAATTATGGGTGTTTCGTCGACTCCAGGATGATTGCTGGTTTTGGCACGGGGAGTGGTTCTGATGCAATATGCAGAACTTCATTGCTTAACGAACTTCTCGTTTCTGGAGGCAGCTTCACACCCAGAAGAGCTGGTGGCCCAGGCATCTGCATTGGGATATTCAGCATTAGCCATTTCAGACCGCAACACGTTGGCCGGAATCGTTCGAGCTCATACTGCAGCCAAGAACCATTCTCTCAAGATCATTATCGGCTCTGAAGTTCGCCCCAGTGATGGATCTCCTGTCGTACTCTGGGCTACCAATCGCGAAGGCTACGCAAACCTATGTCGTTTAATTACGTGTGGCAGACGCAAGGCCCCTAAAGGGGAATGCCTAATTACAGTTGACGATATTGCCAAGCATACCGAGGGACTTCTAGCAGGGGTGATTCCCACAAGCAAAGCATGGTCTTCTGGAAGCCAGCATGATTTATTTCGATATCGCGATATTTTCGGCAGTTCATCATATTTGCTGGCCGAACTATGTCACGGGGCTCATGACCACGAGAGACTTGCTTGGCTTTGGGAATGCTCGCGTAATACCTCTTTACCTTTGGTAGCCGCGGGGAATGTTCTTTTTCATGTCCCAACTCGTAAGCCATTGCACGATGTTCTCACAGCAATACGCTTACGAAGTTCAGTTGCGCAAATCGAAGCTTATTTAGAGCCTAATGCTGAGCGACATCTAAGGCCGTTGGAGCGTCTAAAGACAATTTTCAAGGATATTCCGGAGGCGGTGCATCGGACTCAGGAGATTGCCGAACGCTGTCAATTCTGTCTAGATGAACTTCGCTACGAGTATCCCGAGGAACTTGCTCCCTCTGGCCTGGCCCCCATTAAGTATCTACGCCAGTTAACGATGCGTGGAGCAGCTGAACATTATCCTGAGGGCATTCCTCAGAAAGTTCAACGACTATTAAATCACGAACTACAGCTGATCGAAGACTTGCAGTATGAGCCTTACTTTCTGACGGTTTGGGACTTAATGCGTTTTGCTCGTAAGCAAGGAATCTTATGTCAGGGGCGCGGGTCCGCGGCAAACTCGGTCGTCTGTTTTTGCCTAGGAATCACGTCGGTTAAGCCAGACCGCATTAACGTATTATTCGAACGATTCGTAAGCCGCGAAAGAGATGAAGCTCCCGACATTGATGTCGATTTCGAGCATGAACGCCGCGAAGAAGTTCTGCAATACATTTATAAGAAGTATGGGCGAGACCGAGCTGGGATTGCAGCCGTAACGATTACATACCGTCCGCGTTCTGCAATTCGAGATGTCGGTAAAGCTTTAGGTTTATCACTCGATCTGGTCGATCGGTTAGCCAAAAACGCAGATCATTACCGTTCGACAGATGATTTTTCCAGTCGCTGCCGTGAAATGGGCTTAGATGATCAGTCAGATTTAGGACGCAAGTTTTTATATCTCGTCAAAGAATTGATCGGCTTTCCTCGCCATTTGTCTCAGCATACCGGCGGCATGGTCATCACTCGTGGCCCTTTGCATGACTTGGTCCCTATAGAAAACGCT is a window of Bremerella sp. TYQ1 DNA encoding:
- a CDS encoding SOS response-associated peptidase, which translates into the protein MCGRYTLRTRLNQLLQMYSAESTIEITPRYNIAPTQIVPVLRFDQESGVREIVTMKWGLIPSWAKDESIGNKMINARSETVDEKPAYRSAFKRRRCLVLADGFYEWQKKGSKKQPYLFQKNEAVPCGFAGLWETWKKDNQTIESCTIITTTANELVQDVHDRMPVILQDQYLENWLNNEYDHADRLKTMLAPYPEREMMRDPVSSMVSSPKNDQIECTKPVKTQDSLFD
- a CDS encoding ImuA family protein, with the translated sequence MKDMHFNGSTNVIAHLQEQIRSLERGTCSTETTVRGTGFHGLNDLFPSQGIRQGSLVEWISSGSASGAGTLSLLVAQQVAQKKSPIIIVDPECQTYPPALSASGFDLSRVVIVRPACKRDVLWACEEILRCQAVGLVWMQVDHLSLTAARRLRLAVEKSKVICFLVRSSIALRQSSWAEVRLLVSSLPASDESPRYRISVAYCQGKTASSSVDIMISKHRGSIDDSHQLATKNSLLLVS
- a CDS encoding DNA polymerase Y family protein, which codes for MTPTSLPPRILCCWFPDWSIQRLISQESDLANCLLILTESTKKGDFVYQCNALAKQFGIVPGMPVSEAETFAKSHRRFVSRPLNFLQDSTALADLAVICEAYSFRIGLDESESPECLLMDVTGIAHFFTDEITLIKHLQKELSAQRLVSKVAIANTIGMAWAVAHSLGDRCSSRIILTESNNDVWANLSIETLRIPNETAVKLNRLGIRTVDQLMRLDRASLWARFGDELLKRIDQLTGNRQEFITPARPLLRFVIKQSLEHGLTHAESIERFWTTALNKLIGLLIPKRLGTQNLCCHFFTEDGKCHEINVRLCTPQANVGSLADLIRLQLENQRWQTPLVGVELEALEVSPILHLQDEIISEVRHEQNRQFLQLLDRLSNRLGKDAVARPVLRSCHIPELAYRLIPVTKEKNISQEPTKLFPLDRPPALFSKPRPVDAIAVIPEGPPKVLFWKSKRLQITRSWGPERIEFGWWLGLAVRRDYYRVTTVDGQKLWVFRRLQDDCWFWHGEWF